A genomic region of Thunnus maccoyii chromosome 13, fThuMac1.1, whole genome shotgun sequence contains the following coding sequences:
- the mks1 gene encoding Meckel syndrome type 1 protein isoform X2: protein MAESWNTDTGEAVYRSRDAVKNLRIKVRIERVTSTAALSQHLQQQVLSQQDRGAIELETLSSQSHTGDNDEELVVGWQEKLFSQYEMELFQNEAVCQSPLDRQYHTEVTALSRAKGRRNRRIFTYTDHDRYTNCLPFHQLHCTDLLTTTKSSPTFLAERMASVRHRRQDRRTMDSSIPKSKIVNFEPTEEFVKSSHVVNNAMQTMHIMGDLGPTGRLGQQENEYLLLTIKTDGSGVVIVKPDFNNGKEPYRIVTDGEKREVWRLTVENVSTAMKSEEKEREQNMYKDLYVRHKEYLNSLVGQDFEMPPAGILRYLMNGEIVSAQGFEYDNLYIHFFMELPNNWSSLPFQSLSGVTQTCRTKTLGKDNVAFFSYPFSFEAFYMSEKESEEPIPQWPVLYFKVLSLDTWQRYRTEGYGYLLFPAMTGKHTMTCHTWRPIQTGTVSALRRFFIGGSPELEDHSYVRIPGTFKGERLSRFGFCTETTGSVTFNLHCIQQARAFVDAAMLKKRRQKVFDQLGGFSQQGAVCSILEAFQRARRKMQEARESLPRDIINTTSQLQIESSA, encoded by the exons GGTGCGTATAGAGAGGGTGACCTCCACAGCAGCCCTCTCTCAGCACCTCCAGCAGCAAGTTCTGTCCCAGCAAGACAGAGGAGCCATTGAACTGGAGACCCTCAGCTCACAAAGCCACACAG GTGATAATGACGAGGAACTAGTGGTTGGCTGGCAGGAGAAACTTTTCAGTCAG TATGAGATGGAGCTGTTCCAGAACGAGGCGGTATGTCAGTCCCCTCTGGACCGGCAGTACCACACAGAAGTCACGGCCCTGAGCAGGGCTAAGGGCCGACGAAACCGCAGGATTTTCACATACACTGATCATGACCGCTATACCAACTGTCTTCCATTCCACCAACTG CACTGCACTGATTTACTGACCACAACCAAATCCAGCCCCACCTTCCTGGCTGAAAGGATGGCCAGTGTGAGACACAGACGACAGGACAGACGCACCAT GGATAGTAGTATCCCAAAATCAAAGATCGTCAACTTTGAGCCCACAGAGGAGTTTGTGAAGAGCAGTCATGTGGTGAACAATGCCATGCAGACCATGCATATCATGGGAGACCTGGGGCCCACTGGAAG GTTGGGCCAGCAAGAGAATGAATATTTGCTGTTGACTATAAAAACAGATGGCAGTGGAGTGGTCATTGTAAAACCTGACTTCAACAATGGCAAAGAGCCCTACAG GATTGTAACAGACGGGGAGAAGAGAGAAGTTTGGCGTCTTACTGTTGAGAATGTATCCACAGCCATGAAAtcagaggaaaaggaaagagaacaGAACATGTACAAAGAT cTGTATGTCAGACACAAGGAGTACCTCAATAGCCTTGTTGGACAGGACTTTGAAATG CCTCCTGCAGGTATTCTGCGTTACCTGATGAATGGAGAGATAG TCTCAGCCCAAGGCTTTGAATATGATAACTTATACATCCACTTCTTCATGGAACTGCCCAACA ACTGGTCCAGCCTGCCGTTTCAGTCACTCTCAGGGGTTACCCAGACCTGTCGGACCAAAACATTGGGGAAG GACAACGTGGCTTTCTTCAGTTACCCCTTCAGCTTTGAAGCTTTCTACATgagtgaaaaagaaagtgagG AACCAATTCCCCAGTGGCCTGTGCTCTACTTCAAGGTTCTTTCTCTGGACACCTGGCAACGATATCGAACTGAAGGCTATGGCTATCTGCTCTTTCCTGCCATGACTG gtaaACACACAATGACGTGTCATACATGGAGACCCATTCAGACGGGGACAGTTTCTGCTCTGAGACGCTTCTTTATTGGAGGTTCTCCAGAGCTTGAAGACCACAGCTACGTCAGAATACCAGGGACCTTCAAG GGAGAGAGGCTGAGTCGCTTTGGTTTTTGCACTGAAACCACAGGAAGTGTCACCTTTAACTTGCACTGCATCCAGCAAGCCAG GGCCTTTGTTGATGCCGCCATGttgaagaagaggaggcagaAAGTTTTTGATCAACTGGGAGGATTTAGTCAGCAAGGAGCTGTCTGCAGCATCCTGG AGGCCTTCCAGAGAGCCAGAAGAAAAATGCAAGAGGCCCGAGAAAGTCTTCCCAGAGACATCATCAACACCACCTCCCAACTCCAAATCGAATCATCTGCATAA
- the mks1 gene encoding Meckel syndrome type 1 protein isoform X1, giving the protein MAESWNTDTGEAVYRSRDAVKNLRIKVRIERVTSTAALSQHLQQQVLSQQDRGAIELETLSSQSHTGDNDEELVVGWQEKLFSQYEMELFQNEAVCQSPLDRQYHTEVTALSRAKGRRNRRIFTYTDHDRYTNCLPFHQLQHCTDLLTTTKSSPTFLAERMASVRHRRQDRRTMDSSIPKSKIVNFEPTEEFVKSSHVVNNAMQTMHIMGDLGPTGRLGQQENEYLLLTIKTDGSGVVIVKPDFNNGKEPYRIVTDGEKREVWRLTVENVSTAMKSEEKEREQNMYKDLYVRHKEYLNSLVGQDFEMPPAGILRYLMNGEIVSAQGFEYDNLYIHFFMELPNNWSSLPFQSLSGVTQTCRTKTLGKDNVAFFSYPFSFEAFYMSEKESEEPIPQWPVLYFKVLSLDTWQRYRTEGYGYLLFPAMTGKHTMTCHTWRPIQTGTVSALRRFFIGGSPELEDHSYVRIPGTFKGERLSRFGFCTETTGSVTFNLHCIQQARAFVDAAMLKKRRQKVFDQLGGFSQQGAVCSILEAFQRARRKMQEARESLPRDIINTTSQLQIESSA; this is encoded by the exons GGTGCGTATAGAGAGGGTGACCTCCACAGCAGCCCTCTCTCAGCACCTCCAGCAGCAAGTTCTGTCCCAGCAAGACAGAGGAGCCATTGAACTGGAGACCCTCAGCTCACAAAGCCACACAG GTGATAATGACGAGGAACTAGTGGTTGGCTGGCAGGAGAAACTTTTCAGTCAG TATGAGATGGAGCTGTTCCAGAACGAGGCGGTATGTCAGTCCCCTCTGGACCGGCAGTACCACACAGAAGTCACGGCCCTGAGCAGGGCTAAGGGCCGACGAAACCGCAGGATTTTCACATACACTGATCATGACCGCTATACCAACTGTCTTCCATTCCACCAACTG CAGCACTGCACTGATTTACTGACCACAACCAAATCCAGCCCCACCTTCCTGGCTGAAAGGATGGCCAGTGTGAGACACAGACGACAGGACAGACGCACCAT GGATAGTAGTATCCCAAAATCAAAGATCGTCAACTTTGAGCCCACAGAGGAGTTTGTGAAGAGCAGTCATGTGGTGAACAATGCCATGCAGACCATGCATATCATGGGAGACCTGGGGCCCACTGGAAG GTTGGGCCAGCAAGAGAATGAATATTTGCTGTTGACTATAAAAACAGATGGCAGTGGAGTGGTCATTGTAAAACCTGACTTCAACAATGGCAAAGAGCCCTACAG GATTGTAACAGACGGGGAGAAGAGAGAAGTTTGGCGTCTTACTGTTGAGAATGTATCCACAGCCATGAAAtcagaggaaaaggaaagagaacaGAACATGTACAAAGAT cTGTATGTCAGACACAAGGAGTACCTCAATAGCCTTGTTGGACAGGACTTTGAAATG CCTCCTGCAGGTATTCTGCGTTACCTGATGAATGGAGAGATAG TCTCAGCCCAAGGCTTTGAATATGATAACTTATACATCCACTTCTTCATGGAACTGCCCAACA ACTGGTCCAGCCTGCCGTTTCAGTCACTCTCAGGGGTTACCCAGACCTGTCGGACCAAAACATTGGGGAAG GACAACGTGGCTTTCTTCAGTTACCCCTTCAGCTTTGAAGCTTTCTACATgagtgaaaaagaaagtgagG AACCAATTCCCCAGTGGCCTGTGCTCTACTTCAAGGTTCTTTCTCTGGACACCTGGCAACGATATCGAACTGAAGGCTATGGCTATCTGCTCTTTCCTGCCATGACTG gtaaACACACAATGACGTGTCATACATGGAGACCCATTCAGACGGGGACAGTTTCTGCTCTGAGACGCTTCTTTATTGGAGGTTCTCCAGAGCTTGAAGACCACAGCTACGTCAGAATACCAGGGACCTTCAAG GGAGAGAGGCTGAGTCGCTTTGGTTTTTGCACTGAAACCACAGGAAGTGTCACCTTTAACTTGCACTGCATCCAGCAAGCCAG GGCCTTTGTTGATGCCGCCATGttgaagaagaggaggcagaAAGTTTTTGATCAACTGGGAGGATTTAGTCAGCAAGGAGCTGTCTGCAGCATCCTGG AGGCCTTCCAGAGAGCCAGAAGAAAAATGCAAGAGGCCCGAGAAAGTCTTCCCAGAGACATCATCAACACCACCTCCCAACTCCAAATCGAATCATCTGCATAA
- the ap2b1 gene encoding AP-2 complex subunit beta isoform X1, with protein sequence MTDSKYFTTNKKGEIFELKAELNNEKKEKRKEAVKKVIAAMTVGKDVSSLFPDVVNCMQTDNLELKKLVYLYLMNYAKSQPDMAIMAVNSFVKDCEDPNPLIRALAVRTMGCIRVDKITEYLCEPLRKCLKDEDPYVRKTAAVCVAKLHDINAQMVEDQGFLDSLRDLIADSNPMVVANAVAALSEISESHPNSNLLDLNPQNINKLLTALNECTEWGQIFILDCLSNYNPKDEREAQSICERVTPRLSHANSAVVLSAVKVLMKFLELLPKDSDYYNTLLKKLSPPLVTLLSGEPEVQYVALRNINLIVQKRPEILKQEIKVFFVKYNDPIYVKLEKLDIMIRLASQANIAQVLAELKEYATEVDVDFVRKAVRAIGRCAIKVEQSAERCVSTLLDLIQTKVNYVVQEAIVVIRDIFRKYPNKYESIIATLCENLDSLDEPDARAAMIWIVGEYAERIDNADELLESFLEGFHDESTQVQLTLLTAIVKLFLKKPSETQELVQQVLSLATQDSDNPDLRDRGYIYWRLLSTDPVTAKEVVLSEKPLISEETDLIEPTLLDELICHIGSLASVYHKPPSAFVEGSHGIHRKHLPVQHSSIDTGESPVSGGPAAAIDQPHVIPSQGDLLGDLLNLDLGPPVNVPQVSSMQMGAVDLLGGGLDSLLGGDLGGGVGGSPAVGQNFIPSSVPSTFAPSPTPAPPAVSSGLNDLFELSTGMAITTGGYVAPKAVWLPAVKAKGLEISGTFSRRQGHMYMDMSFTNKALQHMTDFAIQFNKNSFGMIPTSPLPIHTPLMPSQSIEVSLPINTIGPVMKMDPLNNLQVAVKNSIDVFYFSVLIPLNIFFVEDGKMERQVFLATWKDIPNENELQYQIKECHLNADTVSGKLQNNNIYTIAKRNVEGQDMLYQSLKLTNGIWILAELRIQPGNPNYTLSLKCRAPEVSQYVYQMYDSVLKN encoded by the exons ATGACGGATTCCAAATAtttcacaacaaacaaaaaag GGGAGATCTTTGAGCTGAAGGCAGAACTGAACAatgagaagaaggagaagagaaaagaggccGTAAAGAAGGTCATTGCTGCCATGACTGTTGGCAAAGATGTCAG TTCTTTGTTCCCAGATGTGGTCAACTGCATGCAGACTGACAACCTGGAGCTGAAGAAGTTGGTGTATCTCTACTTAATGAACTACGCCAAGAGCCAGCCTGACATGGCCATCATGGCCGTCAACAGCTTTGTCAAG GACTGTGAGGACCCCAACCCTCTGATCCGGGCTCTGGCCGTCCGCACCATGGGCTGCATCCGAGTGGACAAGATCACTGAGTACCTATGTGAGCCGCTGAGGAAATGCTTGAAGGATGAGGACCCATACGTGAGGAAGACGGccgctgtgtgtgtggctaAACTTCATGACATCAATGCCCAGATGGTGGAGGATCAGGGATTCCTGGACTCCCTGAGAGACCTCATTGCTGACTCAAATCCCATG GTCGTGGCCAATGCAGTTGCTGCTTTGTCTGAGATCAGCGAGTCTCACCCCAACAGCAACCTGCTGGACCTCAATCCCCAGAACATCAACAAGCTGTTGACGGCCCTCAATGAGTGCACAGAGTGGGGACAGATCTTCATCCTGGACTGCTTGTCCAACTACAACCCCAAAGATGAGCGTGAGGCCCAAAG CATCTGTGAGCGTGTCACTCCCCGTCTGTCTCACGCCAACTCCGCAGTGGTTCTGTCAGCTGTCAAGGTACTGATGAAGTTCTTGGAGCTGCTGCCCAAGGACTCTGACTACTACAACACCTTGCTGAAGAAGTTATCCCCACCGCTGGTCACCTTGCTCTCCGGAGAGCCTGAGGTCCAGTACGTGGCTCTGAGGAACATTAACCTCATCGTCCAGAAAAG GCCCGAGATCCTGAAGCAGGAGATCAAGGTGTTCTTTGTCAAGTACAACGACCCTATCTATGTGAAACTGGAGAAATTGGACATCATGATCCGCTTGGCCTCTCAGGCCAACATCGCTCAG GTGCTGGCTGAACTCAAGGAATACGCCACAGAGGTGGATGTTGATTTTGTGCGCAAGGCTGTACGAGCCATCGGACGCTGTGCCATCAAAGTGGAG CAATCAGCTGAGCGCTGTGTCAGCACCCTGCTGGACCTGATCCAGACCAAGGTCAACTATGTGGTTCAGGAGGCTATTGTGGTCATCAGGGACATCTTCCGCAAGTACCCCAACAA GTATGAAAGCATCATCGCCACACTTTGTGAGAATCTGGACTCTCTGGACGAGCCTGATGCGCGTGCCGCCATGATCTGGATTGTTGGCGAGTATGCTGAGAGGATCGACAATGCTGATGAGTTGCTGGAAAGCTTCCTCGAGGGCTTCCATGATGAAAGCACTCAG GTCCAGCTCACTCTGCTGACTGCCATCGTCAAGCTGTTCCTTAAGAAGCCATCAGAGACTCAGGAGTTGGTGCAGCAGGTCCTCAGCCTGGCCACTCAg GACTCTGACAACCCTGACCTGCGTGACAGGGGCTACATCTATTGGCGCCTGCTGTCCACTGACCCAGTGACCGCCAAGGAGGTGGTGTTGTCAGAAAAGCCACTGATCTCAGAGGAGACAGATCTGATTGAGCCCACTCTGCTGGATGAGCTCATTTGCCACATCGGCTCCCTGGCCTCTGTCTATCACAAACCCCCCAGCGCCTTTGTGGAGGGCAGCCATGGAATCCACCGGAAACACCTTCCTGTCCAGCACAGCAG CATTGATACTGGTGAGAGCCCAGTGAGCGGTGGGCCAGCAGCCGCCATAGATCAGCCACATGTCATCCCAAGCCAGGGAGACCTTCTGGGTGACCTGCTCAACCTGGACCTGGGCCCTCCTGTCAATGTGCCCCAGGTCTCCTCCATGCAGATGGGTGCAGTGGACCTTCTGGGAGGGGGCCTGGACAGCTTG CTGGGGGGAGACCTGGGCGGAGGTGTTGGGGGAAGTCCAGCA GTTGGACAGAATTTCATCCCTTCATCTGTCCCCAGTACTTTCGCTCCGTCACCAACACCTGCACCTCCAGCTGTCAGCAGTGGCCTCAACGACTTGTTTGAGCTTTCCACAGGCATGGCCATCACCACTGGAGGCTACGTAGCTCCAAAAGCA gtgtGGCTGCCTGCAGTGAAAGCCAAGGGACTGGAGATCTCTGGAACCTTCTCTCGCCGCCAGGGCCACATGTACATGGACATGAGCTTCACCAATAAGGCCCTGCAGCACATGACCGACTTCGCTATCCAGTTCAACAAGAACAG TTTTGGGATGATCCCCACCAGTCCTCTACCCATTCACACTCCACTGATGCCCAGCCAGAGTATCGAGGTCTCTTTGCCAATCAACACCATCGGGCCGGTGATGAAGATGGACCCACTCAATAATCTACAG GTTGCCGTGAAGAACAGCATTGATGTTTTCTACTTCAGCGTACTCATCCCTCTCAACATATTCTTCGTCGAGGATGGAAAAATGG agCGACAGGTGTTCCTGGCTACCTGGAAAGACATCCCCAATGAAAATGAGCTTCAGTACCAGATAAAGGAGTGCCACCTAAATGCAG ACACAGTATCAGGGAAGCTGCAGAACAACAACATCTACACCATTGCAAAGAGAAACGTAGAAGGCCAGGACATGCTCTACCAGTCCCTCAAGCTAACCAATGGCATCTGGATCTTGGCCGAGCTCCGCATTCAGCCTGGCAACCCCAACTATACG CTGTCTCTCAAGTGTCGGGCCCCTGAGGTCTCTCAGTACGTCTACCAGATGTACGACTCTGTGCTGAAGAACTGA
- the ap2b1 gene encoding AP-2 complex subunit beta isoform X2, producing the protein MTDSKYFTTNKKGEIFELKAELNNEKKEKRKEAVKKVIAAMTVGKDVSSLFPDVVNCMQTDNLELKKLVYLYLMNYAKSQPDMAIMAVNSFVKDCEDPNPLIRALAVRTMGCIRVDKITEYLCEPLRKCLKDEDPYVRKTAAVCVAKLHDINAQMVEDQGFLDSLRDLIADSNPMVVANAVAALSEISESHPNSNLLDLNPQNINKLLTALNECTEWGQIFILDCLSNYNPKDEREAQSICERVTPRLSHANSAVVLSAVKVLMKFLELLPKDSDYYNTLLKKLSPPLVTLLSGEPEVQYVALRNINLIVQKRPEILKQEIKVFFVKYNDPIYVKLEKLDIMIRLASQANIAQVLAELKEYATEVDVDFVRKAVRAIGRCAIKVEQSAERCVSTLLDLIQTKVNYVVQEAIVVIRDIFRKYPNKYESIIATLCENLDSLDEPDARAAMIWIVGEYAERIDNADELLESFLEGFHDESTQVQLTLLTAIVKLFLKKPSETQELVQQVLSLATQDSDNPDLRDRGYIYWRLLSTDPVTAKEVVLSEKPLISEETDLIEPTLLDELICHIGSLASVYHKPPSAFVEGSHGIHRKHLPVQHSSIDTGESPVSGGPAAAIDQPHVIPSQGDLLGDLLNLDLGPPVNVPQVSSMQMGAVDLLGGGLDSLVGQNFIPSSVPSTFAPSPTPAPPAVSSGLNDLFELSTGMAITTGGYVAPKAVWLPAVKAKGLEISGTFSRRQGHMYMDMSFTNKALQHMTDFAIQFNKNSFGMIPTSPLPIHTPLMPSQSIEVSLPINTIGPVMKMDPLNNLQVAVKNSIDVFYFSVLIPLNIFFVEDGKMERQVFLATWKDIPNENELQYQIKECHLNADTVSGKLQNNNIYTIAKRNVEGQDMLYQSLKLTNGIWILAELRIQPGNPNYTLSLKCRAPEVSQYVYQMYDSVLKN; encoded by the exons ATGACGGATTCCAAATAtttcacaacaaacaaaaaag GGGAGATCTTTGAGCTGAAGGCAGAACTGAACAatgagaagaaggagaagagaaaagaggccGTAAAGAAGGTCATTGCTGCCATGACTGTTGGCAAAGATGTCAG TTCTTTGTTCCCAGATGTGGTCAACTGCATGCAGACTGACAACCTGGAGCTGAAGAAGTTGGTGTATCTCTACTTAATGAACTACGCCAAGAGCCAGCCTGACATGGCCATCATGGCCGTCAACAGCTTTGTCAAG GACTGTGAGGACCCCAACCCTCTGATCCGGGCTCTGGCCGTCCGCACCATGGGCTGCATCCGAGTGGACAAGATCACTGAGTACCTATGTGAGCCGCTGAGGAAATGCTTGAAGGATGAGGACCCATACGTGAGGAAGACGGccgctgtgtgtgtggctaAACTTCATGACATCAATGCCCAGATGGTGGAGGATCAGGGATTCCTGGACTCCCTGAGAGACCTCATTGCTGACTCAAATCCCATG GTCGTGGCCAATGCAGTTGCTGCTTTGTCTGAGATCAGCGAGTCTCACCCCAACAGCAACCTGCTGGACCTCAATCCCCAGAACATCAACAAGCTGTTGACGGCCCTCAATGAGTGCACAGAGTGGGGACAGATCTTCATCCTGGACTGCTTGTCCAACTACAACCCCAAAGATGAGCGTGAGGCCCAAAG CATCTGTGAGCGTGTCACTCCCCGTCTGTCTCACGCCAACTCCGCAGTGGTTCTGTCAGCTGTCAAGGTACTGATGAAGTTCTTGGAGCTGCTGCCCAAGGACTCTGACTACTACAACACCTTGCTGAAGAAGTTATCCCCACCGCTGGTCACCTTGCTCTCCGGAGAGCCTGAGGTCCAGTACGTGGCTCTGAGGAACATTAACCTCATCGTCCAGAAAAG GCCCGAGATCCTGAAGCAGGAGATCAAGGTGTTCTTTGTCAAGTACAACGACCCTATCTATGTGAAACTGGAGAAATTGGACATCATGATCCGCTTGGCCTCTCAGGCCAACATCGCTCAG GTGCTGGCTGAACTCAAGGAATACGCCACAGAGGTGGATGTTGATTTTGTGCGCAAGGCTGTACGAGCCATCGGACGCTGTGCCATCAAAGTGGAG CAATCAGCTGAGCGCTGTGTCAGCACCCTGCTGGACCTGATCCAGACCAAGGTCAACTATGTGGTTCAGGAGGCTATTGTGGTCATCAGGGACATCTTCCGCAAGTACCCCAACAA GTATGAAAGCATCATCGCCACACTTTGTGAGAATCTGGACTCTCTGGACGAGCCTGATGCGCGTGCCGCCATGATCTGGATTGTTGGCGAGTATGCTGAGAGGATCGACAATGCTGATGAGTTGCTGGAAAGCTTCCTCGAGGGCTTCCATGATGAAAGCACTCAG GTCCAGCTCACTCTGCTGACTGCCATCGTCAAGCTGTTCCTTAAGAAGCCATCAGAGACTCAGGAGTTGGTGCAGCAGGTCCTCAGCCTGGCCACTCAg GACTCTGACAACCCTGACCTGCGTGACAGGGGCTACATCTATTGGCGCCTGCTGTCCACTGACCCAGTGACCGCCAAGGAGGTGGTGTTGTCAGAAAAGCCACTGATCTCAGAGGAGACAGATCTGATTGAGCCCACTCTGCTGGATGAGCTCATTTGCCACATCGGCTCCCTGGCCTCTGTCTATCACAAACCCCCCAGCGCCTTTGTGGAGGGCAGCCATGGAATCCACCGGAAACACCTTCCTGTCCAGCACAGCAG CATTGATACTGGTGAGAGCCCAGTGAGCGGTGGGCCAGCAGCCGCCATAGATCAGCCACATGTCATCCCAAGCCAGGGAGACCTTCTGGGTGACCTGCTCAACCTGGACCTGGGCCCTCCTGTCAATGTGCCCCAGGTCTCCTCCATGCAGATGGGTGCAGTGGACCTTCTGGGAGGGGGCCTGGACAGCTTG GTTGGACAGAATTTCATCCCTTCATCTGTCCCCAGTACTTTCGCTCCGTCACCAACACCTGCACCTCCAGCTGTCAGCAGTGGCCTCAACGACTTGTTTGAGCTTTCCACAGGCATGGCCATCACCACTGGAGGCTACGTAGCTCCAAAAGCA gtgtGGCTGCCTGCAGTGAAAGCCAAGGGACTGGAGATCTCTGGAACCTTCTCTCGCCGCCAGGGCCACATGTACATGGACATGAGCTTCACCAATAAGGCCCTGCAGCACATGACCGACTTCGCTATCCAGTTCAACAAGAACAG TTTTGGGATGATCCCCACCAGTCCTCTACCCATTCACACTCCACTGATGCCCAGCCAGAGTATCGAGGTCTCTTTGCCAATCAACACCATCGGGCCGGTGATGAAGATGGACCCACTCAATAATCTACAG GTTGCCGTGAAGAACAGCATTGATGTTTTCTACTTCAGCGTACTCATCCCTCTCAACATATTCTTCGTCGAGGATGGAAAAATGG agCGACAGGTGTTCCTGGCTACCTGGAAAGACATCCCCAATGAAAATGAGCTTCAGTACCAGATAAAGGAGTGCCACCTAAATGCAG ACACAGTATCAGGGAAGCTGCAGAACAACAACATCTACACCATTGCAAAGAGAAACGTAGAAGGCCAGGACATGCTCTACCAGTCCCTCAAGCTAACCAATGGCATCTGGATCTTGGCCGAGCTCCGCATTCAGCCTGGCAACCCCAACTATACG CTGTCTCTCAAGTGTCGGGCCCCTGAGGTCTCTCAGTACGTCTACCAGATGTACGACTCTGTGCTGAAGAACTGA